The following coding sequences are from one Streptomyces sp. V3I7 window:
- a CDS encoding bifunctional glycosyltransferase/CDP-glycerol:glycerophosphate glycerophosphotransferase, with amino-acid sequence MAPRLSVIVPIYNVERYLPACLDSLAAQTFRDLEVLMVDDGSPDGSAAIAEAYAARDSRFRLIRKENAGLGAARNTGIAHLAAEAEFLTFVDSDDVIPPDAYRLMVASLDETGSDFATGNVFHLKGEKSWQVPLLKMLAGREARQRTHISRYGRLVADRIACNKVFRRDFWDKHGLAFPESRLYEDTPVTMRAHYLAEAVDVISEPCYYWRLREGESAPSITQRRTDPAGVRDRTTSVLEISTFLAEQPGETFARLKREYDSRVLMDDLRLFLNVVPDGDEEYRAEFLRSANRFLDHIDPEVVMALPAQLRVQWLLVRKHRLDELITLLAGQRRKEAVEVSGLVRKYAAFPSLAGTDLGIPRRALRIDQDLEMRAPLQEVSWADGKLVLSGHAWIDKIGLPSRRSSVKVLQLRKDRSRRRLLLPVRNTERPGRTTDSGQDRYNYDWSGWEATLDPARLRKGGAWQEGLWHVGLGLYASGLIRRAPVQSSGGAACNFPPYHWLSPDFRLLPSVEGGVLKLRVERVRALVTGHALEGDRLRVTGEIKVPLADGERVVLRVKNQKGAQVHEFPVTVTEEDGTRRFSAEVPVADVALLFHEGVAAKAQPESRTWSTALVATDAGGRERQFSTVLREGLADTRFNLPASLGEQAEGCELAVVGGHNGYLKLAGRTRRALIEHIGLRDGLITLTARTDPRLTGSRFLLRPRNRFEERFVEPQWGEDGRFEVAFDPSVLGGGGNVPLRAGRWNLFLRPADGESADVPFVTDRLAADQFPLRAELGGRLYLLENRWADFPQLNCRSELSDLERGPYRQRQLRAEVYEPLRREPLKDQVFYLSYNGKQFSDSPRAMYEELVRRGCDLKHLWAVRDGQVLLPEGVEPVRMWGREWYEALASSRYIVTNGHLPDWIERRPGQVIVETWHGTMLKKIGHDIDTLHFDRRYQEKLALEAKQWSLLVSSNRFSTPILQRAFSYDGEILEAGYPRNDYLYAADGDRIAARVRRELGLPAGKKVVLYAPTWRDDQSHSAGQYLFDLRIDLEDAQRRLGDDHVLLIRRHSNVVDAVPGAGNGFVWDVSEYPDIADLYLAADIMITDYSSVMFDYAHLKRPMLFFTYDLEHYRDTLRGFYFDFEQDSPGPLVFTSKELVDAIRDIDAVSAEYQDRFDRFHHLFCDLDDGNASARVVDRMLEQSREL; translated from the coding sequence ATGGCCCCTCGGCTCAGCGTCATCGTCCCGATCTACAACGTCGAGCGCTACCTTCCGGCCTGCCTCGACTCGCTCGCGGCCCAGACCTTCCGGGACCTCGAGGTCCTGATGGTGGACGACGGTTCCCCGGACGGTTCGGCGGCGATCGCCGAGGCGTACGCGGCGCGCGACTCCCGGTTCCGGCTGATCCGCAAGGAGAACGCGGGCCTGGGCGCCGCCCGTAACACCGGCATCGCCCATCTCGCCGCGGAGGCGGAGTTCCTCACGTTCGTCGACAGCGACGACGTCATCCCGCCGGACGCCTACCGGCTGATGGTCGCGAGCCTCGACGAGACCGGCTCGGACTTCGCCACCGGCAACGTCTTCCACCTCAAGGGCGAGAAGTCCTGGCAGGTGCCGCTGCTGAAGATGCTCGCCGGCCGCGAGGCCCGCCAGCGCACCCACATATCCCGCTACGGCAGGCTCGTCGCCGACCGAATAGCGTGCAACAAGGTGTTCCGGCGCGACTTCTGGGACAAGCACGGCCTCGCCTTCCCCGAGAGCCGGCTGTACGAGGACACGCCCGTCACCATGCGGGCGCACTACCTCGCCGAGGCCGTCGACGTGATCTCCGAGCCCTGCTACTACTGGCGGCTGCGCGAGGGCGAGTCCGCCCCCTCGATCACCCAGCGCCGCACCGACCCGGCCGGCGTGCGCGACCGCACCACCTCCGTGCTGGAGATCAGCACCTTCCTCGCCGAGCAGCCCGGCGAGACCTTCGCCCGGCTCAAGCGCGAGTACGACTCCCGGGTCCTGATGGACGACCTGCGGCTGTTCCTCAACGTGGTGCCCGACGGCGACGAGGAGTACCGCGCCGAGTTCCTGCGGTCGGCCAACCGGTTCCTGGACCACATCGACCCCGAGGTCGTCATGGCGCTGCCCGCCCAGCTGCGCGTGCAGTGGCTGCTGGTCCGCAAGCACCGGCTCGACGAGCTGATCACCCTGCTGGCCGGGCAGCGCCGCAAGGAGGCCGTCGAGGTCAGCGGCCTGGTCCGCAAGTACGCCGCCTTCCCCTCCCTGGCCGGTACCGACCTCGGCATCCCGCGCCGGGCGCTGCGCATCGACCAGGATCTGGAGATGCGCGCCCCGCTGCAGGAGGTGAGCTGGGCGGACGGCAAGCTGGTGCTGTCCGGTCACGCCTGGATCGACAAGATCGGTCTGCCGTCGAGGCGTTCCTCGGTGAAGGTCCTCCAGCTGCGCAAGGACCGTTCCCGGCGTCGGCTGCTGCTGCCGGTGCGGAACACCGAGCGCCCCGGGCGCACCACCGACTCCGGCCAGGACCGCTACAACTACGACTGGTCCGGCTGGGAGGCCACCCTCGACCCGGCGCGGCTGCGCAAGGGCGGCGCGTGGCAGGAGGGGCTGTGGCACGTGGGCCTCGGCCTCTACGCCTCCGGTCTGATACGCCGGGCGCCGGTGCAGTCCAGCGGCGGCGCCGCCTGCAACTTCCCGCCGTACCACTGGCTGAGCCCCGACTTCCGGCTGCTGCCGTCCGTCGAGGGTGGTGTGCTCAAGCTGCGCGTCGAGCGGGTCCGGGCCCTGGTCACCGGCCACGCCCTGGAGGGCGACCGGCTCAGGGTCACGGGTGAGATCAAGGTGCCGCTGGCCGACGGCGAGCGCGTCGTGCTGCGCGTGAAGAACCAGAAGGGCGCCCAGGTCCACGAGTTCCCGGTGACCGTGACCGAGGAGGACGGCACGCGCCGGTTCTCGGCCGAGGTTCCGGTGGCGGACGTGGCGCTGCTCTTCCACGAGGGCGTGGCCGCCAAGGCCCAGCCGGAGAGCCGTACCTGGTCCACCGCGCTGGTCGCCACGGACGCAGGCGGCCGCGAACGCCAGTTCAGCACCGTGCTGCGCGAGGGCCTGGCGGACACGCGGTTCAACCTGCCCGCCTCGCTCGGCGAGCAGGCCGAGGGCTGTGAGCTGGCCGTGGTCGGCGGCCACAACGGCTATCTGAAGCTCGCCGGCCGCACCCGGCGCGCGCTGATCGAGCACATCGGGCTGCGCGACGGCCTGATCACCCTCACCGCGCGCACCGACCCGCGCCTCACCGGCTCCCGGTTCCTGCTCAGGCCGCGCAACCGCTTCGAGGAGCGGTTCGTGGAGCCGCAGTGGGGCGAGGACGGCCGCTTCGAGGTCGCCTTCGACCCCTCCGTCCTCGGTGGCGGCGGCAACGTGCCGCTGCGCGCGGGCCGTTGGAACCTCTTCCTGCGCCCGGCCGACGGCGAGAGCGCGGACGTCCCCTTCGTCACCGACCGGCTCGCGGCCGATCAGTTCCCGCTTCGCGCCGAACTCGGCGGCCGTCTCTACCTGTTGGAGAACCGCTGGGCCGACTTCCCGCAGCTGAACTGCCGTTCGGAGCTGAGCGACCTGGAGCGCGGCCCGTACCGCCAGCGGCAGCTGCGTGCCGAGGTGTACGAGCCGCTGCGCCGGGAGCCGCTCAAGGACCAGGTGTTCTACCTGAGTTACAACGGCAAGCAGTTCTCCGACAGCCCGCGGGCGATGTACGAGGAGCTGGTCCGGCGCGGCTGCGACCTGAAGCACCTGTGGGCCGTACGCGACGGGCAGGTCCTGCTGCCGGAGGGCGTCGAGCCGGTGCGGATGTGGGGCCGCGAGTGGTACGAGGCGCTGGCCTCCAGCCGCTACATCGTCACCAACGGCCACCTCCCGGACTGGATCGAGCGGCGCCCGGGCCAGGTCATCGTGGAGACCTGGCACGGCACGATGCTGAAGAAGATCGGCCACGACATCGACACGCTGCACTTCGACCGCCGGTACCAGGAGAAACTGGCGCTGGAGGCGAAGCAGTGGAGCCTGCTGGTGTCCTCCAACCGCTTCAGCACGCCGATCCTCCAGCGCGCCTTCTCCTACGACGGCGAGATCCTGGAGGCGGGCTACCCGCGCAACGACTACCTGTACGCGGCCGACGGCGACCGCATCGCCGCGCGCGTGAGGAGGGAACTCGGGCTGCCCGCGGGCAAGAAGGTCGTGCTGTACGCGCCGACCTGGCGCGACGACCAGTCGCACAGCGCCGGCCAGTACCTGTTCGACCTGCGGATCGACCTGGAGGACGCGCAGCGGCGGCTCGGCGACGACCACGTCCTGCTCATCCGCCGCCACTCCAACGTGGTGGACGCGGTGCCGGGCGCGGGCAACGGCTTCGTGTGGGACGTCTCGGAGTACCCGGACATCGCCGACCTCTATCTGGCGGCCGACATCATGATCACGGACTACTCCTCGGTCATGTTCGACTACGCGCACCTGAAGCGGCCGATGCTGTTCTTCACGTACGACCTGGAGCACTACCGGGACACCCTGCGCGGGTTCTACTTCGACTTCGAGCAGGACTCGCCGGGCCCGCTGGTCTTCACGTCCAAGGAGCTCGTCGACGCGATCCGCGACATCGACGCGGTCTCGGCGGAGTACCAGGACCGCTTCGACCGCTTCCACCACCTGTTCTGCGACCTGGACGACGGCAACGCCTCCGCCCGCGTCGTGGACCGGATGCTGGAGCAGTCCCGCGAGCTGTGA
- the obgE gene encoding GTPase ObgE encodes MTTFVDRVDLNVAAGSGGHGCASVHREKFKPLGGPDGGNGGRGGDVILTVDQSVTTLLDYHHSPHRKATNGKPGEGGNRSGKDGQDLVLPVPDGTVVLDKAGNVLADLVGEGTSYVAAQGGRGGLGNAALASARRKAPGFALLGEPGDLQDIVLELKTVADVALVGYPSAGKSSLISVLSAAKPKIADYPFTTLVPNLGVVTAGSTVYTIADVPGLIPGASQGKGLGLEFLRHVERCSVLVHVLDTATLESDRDPLSDLDIIEEELKQYGGLDNRPRIVVLNKIDVPDGKDLADMVRPDLEERGYRVFEVSAVARTGLKELSYALGDIVAQARAAKPKEEATRIVIRPKAVDDAGFTVTREEVDGEPLFRVRGEKPERWVRQTDFNNDEAVGYLADRLNRLGVEEKLMKAGARSGDGVAIGPEENAVVFDWEPSMTTGAEMLGRRGEDHRFEEPRPAAQRRRDRQAERDEADRDFDDFEPF; translated from the coding sequence ATGACCACCTTCGTGGACCGCGTCGATCTGAACGTCGCCGCGGGTAGCGGGGGCCACGGCTGTGCCTCCGTTCACCGTGAGAAGTTCAAGCCGCTCGGCGGCCCGGACGGCGGCAACGGCGGACGCGGCGGTGATGTGATCCTCACCGTCGACCAGTCGGTCACCACGCTGCTCGACTACCACCACTCCCCGCACCGCAAGGCCACCAACGGCAAGCCCGGCGAGGGCGGCAACCGCTCCGGCAAGGACGGCCAGGACCTGGTCCTGCCGGTGCCGGACGGCACGGTGGTCCTCGACAAGGCCGGCAACGTGCTCGCCGACCTGGTCGGCGAGGGCACCTCGTACGTCGCCGCCCAGGGCGGCCGCGGCGGCCTCGGCAACGCGGCGCTGGCCTCGGCCCGCCGCAAGGCGCCCGGCTTCGCGCTGCTCGGCGAGCCCGGCGATCTCCAGGACATCGTCCTGGAGCTGAAGACCGTCGCCGACGTGGCGCTGGTCGGCTACCCGAGCGCCGGCAAGTCCTCGCTGATCTCGGTGCTGAGCGCGGCCAAGCCGAAGATCGCCGACTACCCCTTCACCACGCTCGTCCCGAACCTCGGTGTGGTCACCGCCGGCTCGACCGTGTACACCATCGCGGACGTGCCGGGCCTGATCCCGGGCGCCAGCCAGGGCAAGGGCCTGGGCCTGGAGTTCCTGCGGCACGTGGAGCGGTGCAGCGTCCTGGTGCACGTCCTGGACACCGCGACGCTGGAGTCCGACCGCGACCCGCTCTCCGACCTCGACATCATCGAGGAGGAGCTGAAGCAGTACGGCGGCCTCGACAACCGTCCCCGCATCGTCGTCCTCAACAAGATCGACGTACCCGACGGCAAGGACCTGGCCGATATGGTCCGCCCCGACCTGGAGGAGCGCGGCTACCGCGTCTTCGAGGTGTCGGCGGTGGCGCGCACCGGCCTGAAGGAGCTGTCGTACGCCCTCGGCGACATCGTGGCCCAGGCGCGCGCGGCCAAGCCCAAGGAGGAGGCGACCCGGATCGTCATCCGGCCGAAGGCCGTCGACGACGCGGGCTTCACGGTCACGCGCGAGGAGGTCGACGGCGAGCCGCTGTTCCGGGTGCGCGGCGAGAAGCCCGAGCGCTGGGTCCGCCAGACCGACTTCAACAACGACGAGGCCGTCGGCTACCTCGCCGACCGCCTCAACCGCCTCGGTGTCGAGGAGAAGTTGATGAAGGCGGGCGCCCGCTCCGGCGACGGCGTCGCCATCGGCCCCGAGGAGAACGCGGTCGTCTTCGACTGGGAGCCGTCGATGACCACCGGCGCCGAGATGCTCGGCCGCCGCGGCGAGGACCACCGCTTCGAGGAGCCCCGCCCGGCCGCCCAGCGCCGCCGCGACCGGCAGGCCGAACGGGACGAGGCGGACCGGGACTTCGACGACTTCGAGCCGTTCTAG
- the rpmA gene encoding 50S ribosomal protein L27, translating into MAHKKGASSTRNGRDSNAQRLGVKRFGGQLVNAGEILVRQRGTHFHPGAGVGRGGDDTLFALLPGAVEFGTHRGRKVVNIVSVA; encoded by the coding sequence ATGGCACACAAGAAGGGCGCATCGTCCACTCGGAACGGTCGCGACTCGAATGCCCAGCGGCTCGGCGTGAAGCGCTTCGGCGGTCAGCTGGTCAACGCTGGTGAGATCCTGGTCCGTCAGCGCGGCACCCACTTCCACCCGGGCGCCGGCGTCGGCCGTGGCGGCGACGACACCCTGTTCGCCCTGCTGCCCGGTGCCGTGGAGTTCGGTACCCACCGTGGCCGCAAGGTCGTGAACATCGTTTCGGTCGCCTGA
- the rplU gene encoding 50S ribosomal protein L21, with the protein MYAIVRSGGRQHKVAVGDIVEVDKISTANVGDTVELSTLLLVDGDAVTSDPWVLAGVKVQAEVVDHHKGQKIDILRYKNKTGYRRRQGHRQQYTALKVTEIPTAAK; encoded by the coding sequence GTGTACGCCATCGTGCGCAGCGGTGGTCGCCAGCACAAGGTTGCTGTCGGCGACATCGTTGAGGTTGACAAGATTTCCACCGCCAATGTTGGCGACACGGTCGAGCTCTCGACCCTGCTCCTCGTCGACGGCGACGCTGTGACCAGCGACCCGTGGGTGCTGGCCGGTGTCAAGGTCCAGGCCGAGGTCGTGGACCACCACAAGGGGCAGAAGATCGACATTCTGCGCTACAAGAACAAGACCGGCTACCGCCGTCGTCAGGGCCACCGCCAGCAGTACACGGCGCTCAAGGTCACTGAGATCCCCACGGCTGCGAAGTAA
- a CDS encoding iron-containing alcohol dehydrogenase family protein → MPVLTRLIPSPVVVDIRPGALDELAAVLADERISHSGRLAVAVSGGSGAKLRERLAPSLPGATWFEVGGGAIDDAVRLADEMKSGHYDAVVGLGGGKIIDCAKFAAARIGLPMVSVATNLSHDGICSPVSILDNDAGRGSYGVPTPVALLIDLDVIRDAPIRFVRSGIGDAVSNISAVADWELAHRVNGEKIDGLSAAMARQAGEAVLRHPGGSGDDGFLTVLSEGLVMSGIAMSIAGHSRPSSGACHEISHAIDLLYPQRAASHGEQVGLGAAFAMHLRGEHESSGLMADVLRRHGLPVLAQEIGFSDDEFVRAVEFAPETRPGRYTILEHLDLSPTQIKDAYADYAAAVSA, encoded by the coding sequence GTGCCAGTACTGACGAGGCTGATTCCCTCGCCGGTCGTCGTGGACATCCGTCCGGGTGCCCTGGACGAACTGGCGGCTGTCCTCGCCGACGAGCGCATCTCGCACTCGGGCCGGCTCGCGGTCGCGGTCAGCGGTGGTTCCGGTGCGAAGCTGCGGGAGCGGCTCGCGCCGTCCCTGCCGGGCGCGACCTGGTTCGAGGTCGGCGGAGGCGCCATCGACGACGCCGTACGGCTCGCGGACGAGATGAAGTCCGGCCACTACGACGCCGTGGTGGGCCTGGGCGGCGGCAAGATAATCGACTGCGCCAAGTTCGCCGCGGCGCGGATCGGCCTGCCCATGGTCTCCGTGGCGACGAACCTGTCACACGACGGCATCTGCTCGCCCGTGTCCATCCTCGACAACGACGCGGGCCGCGGCTCCTACGGGGTGCCGACCCCCGTCGCGCTGCTCATCGACCTCGACGTGATCCGCGACGCGCCGATCCGCTTCGTGCGCTCGGGCATCGGTGACGCCGTCTCCAACATCTCCGCCGTCGCGGACTGGGAGCTGGCCCACCGGGTCAACGGCGAGAAGATCGACGGCCTGTCCGCCGCCATGGCCCGCCAGGCCGGCGAGGCGGTGCTGCGCCACCCCGGCGGCAGCGGCGACGACGGCTTCCTGACGGTGCTGTCCGAGGGACTGGTGATGTCCGGCATCGCCATGTCGATCGCGGGCCACAGCCGGCCCTCGTCCGGTGCCTGCCACGAGATCAGCCACGCGATCGACCTCCTGTACCCCCAGCGCGCCGCCAGCCACGGCGAGCAGGTGGGACTCGGCGCTGCCTTCGCCATGCACCTGCGCGGCGAGCACGAGAGCTCCGGGCTCATGGCGGACGTGCTGCGTCGGCACGGCCTGCCGGTGCTGGCGCAGGAGATCGGGTTCAGCGACGACGAGTTCGTCCGGGCCGTGGAGTTCGCCCCGGAGACCCGCCCGGGCCGCTACACGATCCTGGAGCACCTCGACCTGTCGCCGACCCAGATCAAGGACGCGTACGCCGACTACGCCGCCGCCGTCTCCGCGTGA
- a CDS encoding phosphocholine cytidylyltransferase family protein codes for MIGLILAAGAGRRLRPYTDTLPKALVPVGPEGDEESLTVLDLTLGNFAEVGLSEVAVIVGYRKEAVYERKAALEAKYGLKLTLIDNDKAEEWNNAYSLWCGRDALKDGVILANGDTVHPVSVEKTLLAARGDGKRIILALDTVKSLADEEMKVVVDAEKGVQRITKLMDPAEATGEYIGVTLIEGDAAAELADALRTTFERDPDLYYEDGYQELVNRGFKVDVAPIGDVRWVEIDNHDDLAKGREIACQY; via the coding sequence ATGATTGGCCTCATACTCGCCGCCGGCGCCGGACGGCGTCTGCGTCCCTACACCGACACCCTGCCCAAGGCTCTGGTGCCGGTGGGTCCGGAGGGCGACGAGGAGTCGCTGACGGTGCTGGACCTGACTCTGGGGAACTTCGCCGAGGTGGGTCTGTCGGAGGTCGCGGTCATCGTCGGCTACCGCAAGGAGGCCGTGTACGAGCGGAAGGCGGCGCTGGAGGCGAAGTACGGCCTGAAGCTGACGCTGATCGACAACGACAAGGCCGAGGAGTGGAACAACGCCTACTCCCTGTGGTGCGGGCGGGACGCGCTGAAGGACGGTGTGATCCTCGCCAACGGTGACACGGTGCACCCGGTCTCGGTCGAGAAGACGCTGCTGGCCGCCCGCGGTGACGGCAAGAGGATCATCCTCGCGCTGGACACGGTGAAGTCGCTGGCGGACGAGGAGATGAAGGTCGTCGTGGACGCCGAGAAGGGTGTCCAGAGGATCACGAAGCTGATGGACCCGGCGGAGGCGACGGGCGAGTACATCGGTGTGACGCTGATCGAGGGTGACGCGGCGGCGGAGCTGGCGGACGCGCTGAGGACGACGTTCGAGCGGGACCCGGACCTGTACTACGAGGACGGTTACCAGGAGCTCGTCAACCGTGGTTTCAAGGTGGACGTGGCGCCGATCGGCGACGTGAGGTGGGTCGAGATCGACAACCACGACGACCTCGCCAAGGGGCGTGAGATCGCGTGCCAGTACTGA